Proteins from a genomic interval of Xiphophorus maculatus strain JP 163 A chromosome 7, X_maculatus-5.0-male, whole genome shotgun sequence:
- the klhl6 gene encoding kelch-like protein 6, translating to MSDSLERTTDCPVSPLANGSSLTDEKEKPGGASELCWQDGGLPVELQRGMETLRVNRELTDVTLCVQGQDFLCHRAILAAASQYFRAMFCSGLKESHEERVEIKGLDSGTMRSLLEYTYTSRALLTHSNVQRILEAASQFQFLRVVDACASFLSNSIHLETCIGILNLADSHALPTLRTRAQDFITSQFSQVVQQKDFLELPAESLEAILQRDDLNVKCEECVFEALMCWVRAQQDERYPLLASLLSHVRLPLLEPAYFVEKVESDELIRLCTEAFYLLQEARMYHLSGREVVSERTKPRVQHFLSEVFLIIGGCTKDERFIPTVTCLDPLRRSRLEVARLPMTEMEDETQIKKWVEFSCITFHNEVYISGGKETQHDVWKYNGALDKWIQIESMLNGRWRHKMAVHGGKVYALGGFDGIQRLASVEAYDPFHNRWTQVTPLAVGVSSFAAASFGRWIYVIGGGPNGKLATDKVQCWEPGTDSWELRAPIPIETKCTNAVTFKNCIYVVGGAMHAMYCYSPLSDSWSLVARLGERASCAIAACNNKLFITGGRDNKNQVISTVMCWDVDRGVLTEECVLPLGVSHHGSVTLMKSYTHIHRVTPSSECQ from the exons ATGAGTGACTCACTGGAAAGGACGACAGACTGTCCAGTGTCGCCACTCGCAAATGGGTCCAGTCTGACTGACGAGAAAGAGAAACCAGGAGGTGCAAGTGAGCTATGCTGGCAAGATGGAGGCCTACctgtggagctgcagagaggGATGGAAACCCTGAGGGTGAACAGAGAGCTGACCGATGTGACCCTCTGTGTTCAAGGGCAAGACTTCCTCTGCCACAGGGCCATTCTGGCTGCTGCCAGTCAGTACTTCAG GGCCATGTTTTGCAGTGGCCTCAAGGAGAGTCATGAGGAGCGTGTGGAGATAAAAGGCTTGGACAGCGGGACCATGCGCTCTCTCTTGGAGTACACCTACACCAGCCGAGCCCTCCTCACACACTCAAATGTCCAGAGAATACTTGAGGCAGCCAGCCAGTTTCAG TTCCTCCGTGTGGTCGATGCATGTGCAAGCTTTCTGAGCAACTCTATTCATCTAGAGACCTGCATAGGGATCCTAAATCTGGCTGACAGCCACGCTCTGCCCACCCTGAGGACCAGGGCTCAGGACTTCATCACCTCTCAGTTTTCTCAGGTGGTGCAGCAAAAGGACTTCTTAGAGCTGCCTGCAGAGTCTCTGGAGGCCATCCTGCAGAGGGATGACCTCAATGTGAAGTGTGAGGAGTGTGTCTTTGAAGCTCTGATGTGCTGGGTGAGAGCCCAGCAAGATGAACGCTATCCATTACTGGCCAGCTTGCTTTCACATGTGCGGTTGCCATTGTTGGAGCCGGCGTACTTTGTGGAGAAAGTGGAGTCAGATGAGCTGATACGTCTCTGCACTGAGGCTTTCTATTTGCTGCAAGAGGCTCGCATGTATCATCTTTCTGGTAGAGAG GTGGTTTCAGAGCGAACCAAACCACGAGTGCAGCACTTTCTGTCAGAAGTTTTTCTGATCATTGGAGGATGCACTAAGGATGAACGCTTTATTCCCACTGTCACCTGCTTGGATCCTCTAAGACGCAGCCGACTGGAGGTGGCCCGGTTGCCAATGACAGAAATGGAAGATGAGACCCAAATCAAGAAGTGGGTGGAGTTTTCTTGCATCACTTTCCACAATGAAGTTTACATATCAG GTGGTAAAGAGACCCAACACGATGTTTGGAAATATAACGGCGCCCTGGACAAGTGGATCCAAATTGAGTCAATGTTGAATGGACGCTGGAGACACAAGATGGCAGTTCATGGCGGAAAAGTGTATGCTCTGGGTGGATTTGATGGGATTCAGAGGCTTGCTAGTGTGGAAGCCTATGATCCTTTTCACAATCGCTGGACACAG GTGACACCTCTTGCAGTGGGTGTCAGCTCTTTTGCTGCAGCAAGCTTTGGCAGATGGATCTATGTGATCGGTGGTGGTCCTAATGGAAAACTAGCCACAGATAAAGTTCAGTGCTGGGAACCAGGAACAGACAGCTGGGAGCTGCGGGCACCCATCCCTATAGAAACCAAATGCACCAATGCTGTTACATTCAAGAACTGCATCTACGTCGTTG GTGGTGCCATGCACGCCATGTACTGCTACTCCCCTCTGTCCGACTCCTGGTCCCTGGTGGCTCGTCTGGGGGAGAGGGCAAGTTGTGCCATCGCAGCCTGCAACAACAAACTTTTTATCACAGGGGGGAGGGATAACAAGAACCAAGTGATTTCCACGGTGATGTGCTGGGATGTGGATCGAGGGGTGTTGACAGAGGAGTGTGTCCTACCGTTGGGCGTATCCCACCATGGCAGTGTGACGCTCATGAAGTCTTACACGCACATTCACAGAGTCACACCTTCGTCAGAGTGCCAATGA
- the LOC111609320 gene encoding uncharacterized protein LOC111609320, with translation MNLRCFIACFSLTCCLVSGQNAKYVLVGEKVDFPGFSDNKESPADILWKHIEGHNVHKVVHFDSRQEQFFGSYEGRATLGWRFADLSISNLRYEDSGSYDVELLINNQHLTKRYELIVIDKVTKPTISCEISNASTSESPGKATLLCSLPSHSDQSSLRFQWSTNAKIHLGHMLKISLGGEFDDRQYNCTVNNPLTQDSAVFFAKDCYPETKAQAGLIAGVVVAVVVAVLLLILLLVVFFCLKKVRSNREKSDLETLSNSGFPKATSGSEESQGLLDRAPTLPSKHALGHLNQRNDTPLDPSQKDSEKNKVQDSKILFSPSIKQLRTLFEKENGKANEAEPREVVEEEVLENNPSDSEAMNPELIALPSESNSEKNKVQDSEIPFSSPVKQLCMSFETENGKANEAEVVEEEVLENNPSDSETMDPELIALSSESSPEKNNDEDNKALDRPPVPPKSKLVRNLSALQKVTKNTNPKVIKKQSLDDPADSGNPNEVSNDQSLSEKPEDSGNSSLPEASPRLGHPCTDDKKLGDEDKFPDILDKEDIPIDAEETKDALPGSEKNKDEDNRASHPPSVSQKSNLVRNFSALKKATGNTDPEDKRPVSNDPSDSGNPNEVPENQNSGSKKEENEFGKSTPENDVQPPPVAKENSPLSQNSPESSPKAVHKQDIDSDKCAKTSNGESSSSSIEESENREHVLPASTPKKTDSETTVEEQQPALSETESEMETLQNK, from the exons ATGAATCTTCGGTGTTTCATCGCCTGCTTCTCTCTTACTTGCTGTCTGG TTTCtggacaaaatgcaaaatatgtacTGGTTGGGGAGAAAGTCGACTTCCCAGGCTTCAGCGACAATAAAGAATCCCCTGCCGACATTCTGTGGAAGCATATAGAAGGACACAACgtacacaaagtggtgcatttTGATAGCAGACAAGAACAATTCTTTGGGTCATATGAAGGTCGGGCCACTCTTGGCTGGCGTTTTGCAGATCTGTCCATTAGCAACCTGAGATATGAAGACAGTGGATCATATGACGTGGAATTATTAATTAACAACCAACACCTGACCAAAAGATATGAACTGATAGTCATTg ACAAAGTCACCAAGCCTACCATATCCTGTGAAATAAGCAATGCAAGCACTTCTGAGTCACCAGGGAAGGCAACTCTGCTCTGCTCTTTACCATCCCATTCTGATCAGTCCTCACTGAGGTTTCAGTGGAGCACAAATGCAAAGATTCATCTCGGACACATGCTGAAAATTTCCCTTGGAGGTGAATTTGATGATCGTCAGTACAACTGTACTGTAAACAACCCACTCACTCAAGATTCAGCAGTGTTCTTTGCTAAGGACTGCTATCCTG agaCAAAGGCTCAAGCCGGACTGATTGCtggtgttgttgttgctgttgttgttgctgttctACTGCTGATTCTACTGCTGGTGGTCttcttttgtcttaaaaaaG TACGCTCAAATCGTGAGAAGTCTGATTTGGAAACTCTGTCAAATTCTGGATTTCCAAAAG cAACATCTGGAAGTGAAGAAAGCCAGGGTCTTCTGGACAGAGCACCTACATTACCCTCTAAACATGCTCTTGGACACCTAAACCAAAGAAATGACACCCCGTTGGATCCTTCCCAAAAGG ATTCAGAGAAGAACAAAGTCCAAGACAGCAAAATTCTTTTCTCTCCGTCGATTAAACAACTTCGCACCTTATTTGAGAAGGAGAATGGAAAAGCTAATGAAGCTGAGCCCAGAGAGGTTGTGGAGGAAGAAGTCTTGGAGAACAACCCTTCAGATTCTGAGGCTATGAATCCTGAGCTAATAGCTTTGCCATCTGAAAGTA ATTCAGAGAAGAACAAAGTCCAAGACAGCGAAATTCCTTTCTCTTCGCCGGTTAAACAACTTTGCATGTCATTTGAGACGGAGAATGGAAAAGCTAATGAAGCTGAGGTTGTGGAGGAAGAAGTCTTGGAGAACAACCCTTCAGATTCTGAGACTATGGATCCTGAGCTAATAGCTTTGTCATCTGAAAGTA GTCCAGAGAAAAATAACGATGAGGACAATAAAGCTTTAGATCGTCCTCCGGTGCCTCCAAAATCCAAACTTGTTCGGAATCTCTCTGCATTACAAAAAGTGACTAAAAATACAAATCCGAAAGTTATCAAGAAGCAAAGTTTAGATGACCCTGCTGATTCTGGAAATCCAAATGAGGTGTCAAATGATCAGA GTTTAAGTGAAAAACCTGAAGACAGTGGAAATTCATCTCTTCCTGAGGCATCACCCCGTCTTGGTCATCCTTGTACGGATGACAAAAAACTAGGGGATGAAGATAAATTTCCAGACATTTTGGATAAAGAGGATATTCCTATAGATGCTGAAGAGACTAAGGATGCTTTACCTG GCTCAGAGAAAAATAAGGATGAGGATAACAGAGCTTCACATCCTCCTTCAGTGTCTCAGAAATCCAACCTTGTTCGGAATTTCTCTGCACTAAAAAAAGCGACTGGAAATACAGACCCAGAAGATAAGAGACCAGTTTCAAATGATCCTTCAGATTCTGGGAATCCAAATGAAGTGCCAGAAAATCAGA ATTCAGGAAGTAAGAAAGAGGAGAATGAGTTTGGAAAATCAACCCCTGAAAATGATGTTCAGCCACCGCCTGTTGCCAAGGAGAATTCTCCTTTGAGCCAAAACTCTCCAGAGAGTTCACCAAAGGCTGTACATAAACAAGACATCGACTCAGATAAGTGTGCAAAGACAAGTAATGGAGAATCTTCTTCATCATCCATAGAAGAATCAGAAAACAGGGAGCATGTTCTGCCCGCTTCCACTCCCAAAAAGACTGATTCAGAAACAACAGTGGAGGAGCAACAGCCTGCTCTCTCTGAAACAGAATCTGAAATGGAGACCCTGCAAAATAAGTGA